Proteins found in one Thermaerobacter subterraneus DSM 13965 genomic segment:
- a CDS encoding SDR family oxidoreductase yields MPLVLITGAGSGIGRASALALARAGWTVLAGVRRPEDGEALREAGGPAVEPLLLDVTDEEQVRAAAETVRRRAGERGLQGLVNNAGIAAAGPVELIPEAVWRQQLEVNVVGVVAVTRALLPALRQGRGRIVLMGSVSGLVSLPFMGPYSASKFALEALADALRIELAPWGIAVSLIEPGSVVTPIWTRSAEAAQGYLLPPPPGTEAVYPAAVAAMTRIAQRNARQGLPPEAVARAVVHALTAPRPRARYLVAAPERAREVRLLRWLPTGLRDRLVLATVRRMLGRGAGQGPGAPGRARG; encoded by the coding sequence ATGCCCTTGGTGCTGATCACGGGTGCCGGCAGCGGCATCGGGCGGGCCAGCGCCCTGGCCCTGGCCCGCGCCGGGTGGACGGTGCTGGCCGGCGTCCGCCGCCCGGAAGACGGCGAGGCCCTGCGGGAGGCGGGTGGGCCGGCGGTGGAGCCGCTGCTCCTCGACGTGACCGACGAAGAGCAGGTGCGAGCCGCGGCCGAGACCGTCCGGCGCCGCGCCGGCGAAAGGGGTCTCCAGGGGCTGGTCAACAATGCCGGCATCGCCGCCGCCGGTCCGGTGGAGCTGATCCCCGAGGCCGTCTGGCGCCAGCAGCTGGAGGTCAACGTGGTGGGCGTGGTGGCCGTCACCCGGGCCCTGCTCCCGGCCCTCCGGCAGGGGCGCGGCCGGATCGTGCTCATGGGCTCCGTATCGGGCCTCGTGTCCCTGCCCTTCATGGGGCCTTATTCGGCCTCCAAGTTCGCCCTGGAGGCCCTGGCCGACGCCCTGCGCATCGAGCTGGCCCCCTGGGGCATCGCGGTAAGCCTCATCGAGCCCGGCTCGGTGGTGACGCCCATCTGGACCCGGTCGGCGGAGGCGGCCCAGGGTTACCTGCTGCCGCCTCCACCGGGTACGGAAGCGGTCTACCCCGCGGCGGTCGCCGCCATGACCCGGATTGCCCAGCGCAACGCCCGGCAAGGCCTGCCGCCGGAGGCCGTGGCCCGGGCGGTGGTCCATGCGCTGACGGCCCCTCGCCCCCGGGCCCGCTACCTGGTGGCCGCCCCGGAGCGGGCCCGGGAGGTGCGCCTGCTGCGGTGGCTGCCCACGGGGCTGCGGGACCGCCTGGTCCTGGCCACCGTCCGCCGCATGCTGGGCCGTGGTGCGGGGCAGGGCCCCGGTGCGCCGGGGCGGGCCCGAGGGTAG
- a CDS encoding (Fe-S)-binding protein, whose protein sequence is MQHQIPVEQLGPAGPAMAAAVDACVHCGFCLSACPTYLVLGEEMDSPRGRIYLMKEALEGHLPLAGSVSEHVDRCLGCLACVSACPSGVQYGQLLTPFRALREEQAPRPWMQRRLRQVLLATLTHPRRFRRALALATAARPLLAAWLEGRARPGKRAEGEAPQEVPVAPGEEPGEPAGESPARSRGGELARQLAAVVALTPPRVPPPDPLPPVIPARGPRRARVVLLAGCVQQVLAPEINRATAQVLAANGVEVVVPAAQGCCGALPMHAGELEQARRLAAVNLRAFPADIDAVVVNAAGCGSAMKEYGHLFAGHPEEEAARRLAARVRDVAEFLDELGPRKPGPLPAALRVAYHDACHLAHGQGIRTAPRRLLAAIPNLELVELDEPDLCCGSAGTYNLEHPEVARVLQERKVASIRRSGAAAVATGNIGCLVQIRQGLEQAGLPVPVVHTVQLLAEAYQALPAAP, encoded by the coding sequence TTGCAGCACCAGATTCCCGTGGAGCAACTGGGACCGGCCGGGCCGGCCATGGCAGCAGCCGTCGATGCCTGCGTCCACTGCGGCTTCTGCCTGAGCGCCTGCCCCACCTATCTGGTGCTGGGCGAGGAGATGGACTCGCCCCGGGGCCGGATCTACCTGATGAAGGAAGCCTTGGAAGGCCACCTGCCCCTGGCGGGCAGCGTGAGCGAGCACGTGGACCGGTGCCTGGGTTGCCTGGCTTGCGTAAGCGCCTGCCCCTCGGGGGTCCAGTACGGCCAGCTTTTGACCCCCTTCCGCGCCCTGCGGGAGGAACAGGCTCCTCGCCCCTGGATGCAGCGCCGGCTGCGGCAGGTCTTGCTGGCCACCCTGACCCATCCCCGCCGCTTCCGCCGGGCGCTGGCGCTGGCGACCGCCGCCCGGCCCCTGCTGGCCGCCTGGCTGGAGGGCCGGGCAAGGCCGGGGAAGCGGGCGGAGGGGGAGGCCCCGCAGGAGGTTCCGGTCGCACCCGGGGAAGAACCCGGCGAGCCCGCCGGCGAAAGTCCGGCCCGTTCCCGGGGCGGGGAGCTGGCCCGGCAACTGGCGGCCGTTGTGGCCCTCACCCCGCCCCGCGTGCCTCCGCCGGATCCGCTGCCGCCGGTGATCCCGGCCCGCGGGCCCCGGCGGGCCCGGGTCGTCTTGCTGGCGGGCTGCGTGCAGCAGGTGCTGGCACCGGAGATCAACCGGGCCACCGCCCAGGTGCTGGCCGCCAACGGGGTGGAGGTGGTGGTCCCGGCCGCCCAGGGCTGTTGCGGGGCCCTGCCCATGCACGCCGGCGAGCTGGAGCAGGCCCGGCGCCTGGCCGCCGTCAACCTGCGGGCCTTTCCCGCGGACATCGACGCCGTGGTGGTCAATGCCGCCGGTTGCGGCTCGGCCATGAAGGAGTACGGACACCTCTTCGCCGGGCACCCCGAGGAGGAGGCCGCCCGCCGCCTGGCCGCCCGGGTCCGGGACGTGGCCGAGTTCCTCGACGAGCTGGGGCCTCGGAAACCGGGCCCCCTGCCGGCCGCCCTCCGGGTGGCCTACCACGACGCCTGCCACCTGGCCCACGGCCAGGGGATCCGCACGGCCCCCCGCCGCCTGCTGGCGGCCATCCCCAACCTGGAGCTGGTGGAGCTGGACGAACCCGACCTCTGCTGCGGCTCCGCCGGCACCTACAACCTGGAGCACCCGGAGGTGGCCCGGGTCCTGCAGGAGCGCAAGGTGGCCAGCATCCGCCGCAGCGGTGCCGCAGCCGTGGCCACGGGGAACATCGGCTGCCTGGTGCAGATCCGCCAGGGGCTGGAACAGGCGGGCCTCCCGGTGCCGGTGGTCCATACGGTCCAGTTGCTGGCCGAAGCGTACCAGGCCCTCCCGGCGGCACCGTAA
- a CDS encoding FAD binding domain-containing protein yields the protein MTERWGEERHSAAASGGAAPPAPPAAAAEGSDRDEGHLPAAGPAYGRAVTLEDALQALAAAHQGERPVALAGGTDLLTLMHQGRARPRWLLDIRRIGGLRGMGPLDDGRWRIGALTTLADLARPGALPGPYRALAQAAAASATPALRNRATLGGNLEQQVRCWYFRTGLPCRLAGHDHCTCAAPGAAGPFQAVFGHGPGEDGAGCGAVHPSDPAVALVALGAEVELARWQAGGIGRRRVPAGEYFTGRVPAGRPALTVREPDELVVAIDLPAAGGGAHWTSAYRKLTDRRAWQFALVSLAASIRWDEGGEPGTGPRVRVARLALGGVALKPWRLESVEAWLEGRRLDPEAARQAGALAVEGARPLPGSEYKVELIRALVADTLLELAEERAGARAVAR from the coding sequence GTGACAGAGCGCTGGGGAGAGGAACGGCATTCGGCTGCCGCGAGCGGTGGCGCGGCGCCGCCGGCACCGCCGGCGGCAGCGGCGGAAGGATCCGACCGGGACGAGGGGCACCTGCCGGCGGCCGGCCCGGCCTATGGCCGGGCGGTGACCCTGGAGGACGCCCTCCAGGCCCTGGCCGCTGCCCACCAGGGCGAGCGGCCGGTGGCCCTGGCCGGGGGGACGGACCTCCTCACCCTGATGCACCAGGGCCGGGCGCGGCCCCGGTGGCTGCTGGACATCCGCCGGATCGGCGGCCTCCGCGGCATGGGGCCTTTGGACGACGGGCGGTGGCGCATCGGCGCCCTGACTACCCTGGCCGACCTGGCCCGGCCGGGTGCCCTGCCCGGACCCTACCGGGCCCTGGCCCAGGCGGCGGCCGCCTCGGCCACGCCGGCCCTGCGCAACCGGGCCACCCTGGGAGGGAACCTGGAGCAGCAGGTGCGCTGCTGGTACTTCCGCACCGGCCTGCCCTGCCGCCTGGCGGGGCACGACCACTGCACCTGTGCCGCTCCCGGTGCCGCCGGTCCCTTCCAGGCCGTCTTCGGCCACGGTCCGGGCGAAGACGGGGCAGGATGCGGGGCCGTTCACCCCTCGGACCCCGCCGTGGCCCTGGTGGCCCTGGGGGCCGAGGTGGAGCTGGCCCGGTGGCAGGCGGGGGGGATTGGCCGCCGGCGGGTTCCCGCCGGGGAGTACTTCACGGGGCGGGTGCCGGCCGGGCGGCCGGCCCTCACGGTCCGGGAACCGGACGAGCTGGTGGTCGCCATCGACCTGCCGGCGGCCGGTGGCGGAGCGCACTGGACCAGCGCCTACCGGAAGCTCACCGACCGGCGGGCCTGGCAGTTTGCCCTGGTGAGCCTGGCGGCCTCCATCCGCTGGGACGAAGGCGGTGAACCGGGGACCGGGCCGAGGGTCCGGGTGGCCCGGCTGGCGCTGGGCGGGGTTGCCCTCAAGCCCTGGCGGCTGGAGAGCGTGGAGGCCTGGCTGGAGGGGCGGCGGCTGGATCCGGAGGCGGCCCGGCAGGCGGGCGCCCTGGCCGTGGAAGGCGCCCGTCCTCTGCCGGGCAGCGAGTACAAGGTCGAGCTGATCCGGGCGCTGGTGGCCGATACCTTGCTGGAGCTGGCGGAGGAGAGGGCCGGTGCCCGGGCGGTGGCCCGGTAG
- a CDS encoding glycerophosphodiester phosphodiesterase family protein — protein sequence MFDGSGVLWFQQAAHPVLDAVARIFTYLGSEYFYMLILPLWYWCADRRRGHQLAFLFLVSMWLNGLLKDVANMPRPSALLDGVQVLVRESSNGFPSGHAQGAMTVFGYLFAEYQVGWWRALCAVLIVLIAFSRPYLGVHYLGDTLGGLLIGLVVLVLFRWGFAQGLGGTWPRRRKLLLALVVPVILLPLYGESVAYQTLGFLMGFLAGDLYAMQALPYSTPARPAVAAARLGVGLAGFAVLYVLHGALIPNGLPELPGYALLGLWVTAGAPWLFRRLGLAGGGPGTAGETPAAEGLVVPGGTGSAALAGARIQPAAAGPAAGAAALAAPVRPLLRLAAGFLAATALGAALAQPPLDRAQYGPMAGEPARRPVPLVIAHRGGDQRPENTLESFRYAAALGADWIELDVHRIRDGSLVVLHDETVDRTTSGSGDVHAMTLAEVKALDAGYWWTPDGGRTYPYRGRGLTVPTLEEVLQALPGQRLLIELKDDDLQLAEAVARVLEAHGATDRVMVASFHDRTLQHFRQVAPRVPTSLASGEALRFVILQRLGLTPYHRTAGVALQVPEYHGILRVFSGGLVRLAHDRGVEVHTWTVNDPRKMEQMFLAGVDGIVTDRPDLALQVRASLFPTSRR from the coding sequence GTGTTCGACGGCAGCGGGGTCCTCTGGTTCCAGCAGGCGGCCCACCCGGTGCTGGACGCCGTGGCCCGGATCTTCACCTACCTGGGCAGCGAGTACTTCTACATGCTGATCCTGCCGCTGTGGTACTGGTGCGCCGACCGGCGGCGCGGCCACCAGCTGGCGTTCCTGTTCCTGGTTTCCATGTGGCTGAACGGCCTGCTCAAGGACGTGGCCAACATGCCCCGCCCGTCGGCCCTGCTGGACGGGGTGCAGGTGCTGGTGCGGGAGAGCAGCAACGGCTTCCCGTCAGGCCACGCCCAGGGTGCCATGACGGTGTTCGGGTACCTGTTCGCGGAATACCAGGTGGGCTGGTGGCGGGCCCTCTGCGCGGTGCTCATCGTGCTCATCGCCTTCTCGCGTCCGTACCTGGGCGTGCACTACCTGGGCGACACCCTGGGCGGGCTGCTGATCGGCCTGGTGGTGCTCGTGCTCTTCCGCTGGGGATTCGCCCAAGGTCTGGGAGGAACCTGGCCCCGGCGGCGAAAGCTCCTGCTGGCGCTGGTGGTGCCGGTCATCCTTTTGCCCCTCTATGGCGAATCCGTCGCCTACCAGACCCTGGGTTTCCTCATGGGCTTTCTGGCCGGCGACCTCTACGCCATGCAGGCCCTGCCCTACTCCACGCCGGCGCGGCCTGCCGTGGCCGCGGCCCGCCTGGGCGTGGGGCTGGCGGGGTTTGCCGTCCTCTACGTCCTGCATGGCGCGCTGATTCCCAACGGGCTGCCGGAACTGCCGGGCTATGCGCTGCTGGGCCTGTGGGTCACGGCGGGAGCGCCGTGGCTCTTCCGGCGGCTGGGCCTGGCCGGAGGAGGGCCCGGAACGGCCGGCGAGACGCCCGCGGCGGAGGGCCTGGTGGTGCCCGGTGGAACCGGGTCCGCCGCCCTGGCCGGCGCCCGCATCCAGCCCGCGGCGGCAGGCCCGGCCGCCGGCGCCGCCGCCCTGGCGGCGCCGGTTCGTCCCCTGCTGCGTCTGGCGGCGGGGTTCCTGGCCGCCACCGCGCTGGGCGCCGCCCTGGCCCAGCCTCCCCTTGACCGGGCCCAATACGGCCCCATGGCGGGCGAGCCGGCCCGCCGCCCGGTGCCCCTGGTCATCGCCCACCGCGGCGGCGACCAGCGGCCGGAAAACACCCTGGAGAGCTTCCGGTACGCCGCCGCCCTGGGTGCGGACTGGATCGAGCTGGACGTCCACCGCATCCGCGACGGGTCGCTGGTCGTCCTCCACGACGAGACGGTGGACCGGACCACCAGCGGCAGCGGGGACGTCCACGCCATGACGCTGGCCGAGGTCAAGGCGCTCGATGCCGGGTACTGGTGGACCCCCGACGGGGGGCGGACCTACCCGTATCGCGGCCGGGGTCTGACCGTCCCCACGCTGGAAGAGGTCCTTCAGGCCCTGCCCGGCCAGCGGCTCCTCATCGAGCTCAAGGACGACGACCTGCAGCTGGCCGAGGCGGTGGCCCGGGTTCTGGAGGCGCACGGCGCCACGGACCGGGTCATGGTGGCCTCCTTCCACGACCGGACCCTCCAGCACTTCCGCCAGGTGGCTCCTCGGGTTCCCACCAGCCTGGCCAGCGGCGAAGCCCTGCGCTTCGTCATCCTGCAGCGGCTGGGGCTCACGCCCTACCACCGGACGGCGGGCGTCGCCCTGCAGGTGCCCGAGTACCACGGAATCCTCAGGGTCTTCTCCGGGGGCCTGGTGCGACTCGCCCACGACCGCGGGGTGGAAGTCCACACCTGGACCGTCAACGACCCGCGCAAGATGGAGCAGATGTTCCTGGCCGGGGTCGACGGCATCGTCACCGACCGGCCCGATCTGGCCCTCCAGGTCCGGGCCAGCCTGTTCCCCACCTCCCGCCGCTAG
- a CDS encoding alpha-hydroxy-acid oxidizing protein, with product MSSLPSFQGNFGLQAQVEIYLSAGQAQRLPVSVDRWRERARAVLPDGPWWYVEGGAGGGATMAANRQAFDRWRLRPRMLRDVAQRDLSTELLGRRLPAPVLLAPVGVLSVVHGEAERAPARAAARLGLPFIASTVSSVTLEGIAEAMGDGPRWFQLYPARDREIMASLIRRAEAAGYEALVVTVDTTMLGWREHDLENAYLPFLLGEGIANYLSDPAFRARLPRPPEEDREGAILQFLQVFVNPSFTWDELAFIRGQTRLPVLVKGITHPGDARQAVECGVQGIIVSNHGGRQVDGAVAALDALPEVVEAVAGRVAVLFDSGIRRGADVLKALALGARAVLVGRPYVYALAAAGEAGVARLLRHLLADLDLTMGLCGVRSAAEIDGSLVTRV from the coding sequence ATGAGCAGCCTTCCCTCGTTCCAGGGGAACTTCGGCCTGCAGGCCCAGGTGGAGATCTACCTGTCGGCGGGGCAGGCCCAGCGGCTTCCGGTGAGCGTCGACCGGTGGCGGGAACGGGCCCGGGCCGTGCTGCCCGACGGGCCCTGGTGGTACGTGGAGGGCGGAGCGGGCGGCGGGGCCACCATGGCCGCCAACCGCCAGGCCTTCGACCGCTGGCGCCTGCGCCCGCGGATGCTACGGGACGTGGCCCAGCGGGATCTGTCCACCGAACTGCTGGGGCGCCGCCTGCCGGCGCCGGTGCTGCTGGCGCCTGTGGGCGTGCTCTCGGTGGTCCACGGCGAGGCGGAGCGGGCGCCCGCCCGGGCGGCGGCCCGGCTGGGCCTTCCCTTCATCGCCAGCACGGTCTCCTCCGTCACCCTGGAGGGCATCGCCGAGGCCATGGGCGACGGGCCGCGCTGGTTCCAGCTCTACCCGGCCCGGGACCGGGAGATCATGGCCAGCCTGATCCGGCGGGCCGAAGCGGCGGGCTACGAGGCGCTGGTGGTCACCGTCGACACCACCATGCTGGGCTGGCGGGAGCACGACCTGGAGAACGCCTACCTCCCCTTCCTGCTGGGGGAGGGGATCGCCAACTACCTGTCGGACCCGGCCTTCCGGGCCCGCCTGCCCCGGCCGCCGGAAGAGGACCGGGAGGGGGCCATCCTGCAGTTCCTCCAGGTCTTCGTCAACCCGTCCTTCACCTGGGACGAGCTGGCCTTCATTCGAGGCCAGACCCGCCTGCCGGTCCTCGTCAAGGGGATCACCCACCCCGGCGACGCCCGCCAGGCGGTGGAGTGCGGGGTGCAGGGGATCATCGTCTCCAACCACGGCGGCCGGCAGGTGGACGGGGCCGTGGCCGCCCTGGACGCCCTGCCCGAGGTGGTGGAGGCGGTGGCCGGCCGCGTAGCCGTCCTGTTCGACAGCGGCATCCGGCGCGGGGCGGACGTCCTCAAGGCCCTGGCCCTGGGGGCCCGGGCGGTGCTGGTCGGCCGGCCCTACGTCTATGCCCTGGCCGCCGCCGGGGAAGCGGGGGTGGCCCGGCTGCTGCGGCACCTGCTGGCCGATCTGGACCTGACCATGGGCCTTTGCGGCGTCCGCTCCGCGGCCGAGATCGACGGGAGCCTGGTGACCCGGGTGTGA
- a CDS encoding FAD-binding oxidoreductase: MSEPLPAAAPAGGPVARPSTLEELAALVREAARVFPRGGGTKAAQPAFPAGEDQSRPAWPGFPGPAGPGPAGQPVPAAQGLGGPAGDRHQSPEGGRGPTGVLVVDTTGLAGVVDYDPAEFTVTARAGTRVAVLEELLARHGQYLPFDPLLVRAGATLGGTVATGVSGPCRMRYGGVRDFVLGVTLVDGRGQVARGGGRVVKNAAGYDLPKFLCGSLGRFGILAELTFKVFPRPEAFATACFAFPSAEEAAAALAAVYRSPLEPHALEVAGPGVMMRQAAGAAGAPAGLEGFGQAYTLLVRVGGPAAILPAWVDRVVTVVGGAAAARRAEILQGEPEEQLWQRLRELAWTAAEGDPGPPVPAAGPAPEASRAPVAGPAPAAPAVPAAGAAGPGRSPEEGGPEGSHRGPDLLRLYSRPGLLPALDALLRRHGAVVLHTQAGTAAWALFPQAPGAGERARLLAELAGLGIPVLCWRGHGWASQPPPAFAVPPAGTAVARALKQVFDPHGRFLDLPWAEPPAGSPPG, encoded by the coding sequence GTGAGCGAGCCCCTTCCGGCTGCGGCGCCTGCGGGCGGGCCGGTGGCGCGGCCGTCCACCCTGGAGGAGCTGGCGGCCCTGGTGCGGGAGGCGGCCCGGGTGTTCCCCCGGGGCGGCGGGACCAAGGCTGCCCAGCCGGCGTTTCCAGCTGGCGAGGACCAGAGCAGGCCCGCTTGGCCCGGCTTCCCGGGCCCCGCGGGACCAGGTCCGGCCGGGCAGCCGGTCCCGGCGGCGCAGGGGCTCGGCGGCCCGGCCGGCGACCGGCACCAGAGCCCGGAAGGCGGCCGGGGCCCCACGGGCGTCCTGGTGGTCGACACCACGGGCCTGGCGGGGGTGGTGGACTACGACCCGGCGGAGTTTACCGTCACGGCCCGCGCGGGAACGCGGGTGGCGGTGCTCGAGGAGCTTCTGGCCCGGCACGGCCAGTACCTGCCCTTCGACCCGCTGCTGGTGCGCGCGGGAGCGACCCTGGGCGGGACCGTGGCCACGGGCGTTTCGGGTCCCTGCCGGATGCGCTACGGCGGCGTGCGGGACTTCGTGCTCGGCGTGACCCTGGTGGACGGCCGGGGCCAGGTGGCCCGCGGCGGCGGGCGGGTGGTGAAGAACGCCGCCGGCTACGACCTCCCCAAGTTCCTGTGTGGCAGCCTGGGACGTTTCGGCATCCTGGCGGAGCTCACCTTCAAGGTGTTCCCCCGGCCCGAGGCCTTCGCCACGGCCTGCTTCGCCTTCCCCTCGGCGGAGGAAGCGGCGGCGGCCCTGGCGGCCGTCTACCGCTCGCCGCTGGAGCCCCACGCCCTGGAGGTGGCCGGTCCCGGCGTGATGATGCGGCAGGCTGCAGGCGCCGCCGGTGCTCCTGCGGGCCTGGAGGGCTTCGGCCAGGCCTATACCCTGCTGGTGCGGGTGGGCGGGCCGGCCGCCATCCTCCCCGCCTGGGTCGACCGGGTGGTGACGGTGGTGGGCGGAGCCGCCGCGGCCCGCCGGGCCGAGATCTTGCAGGGGGAGCCGGAAGAGCAGCTGTGGCAAAGGCTGCGGGAACTGGCCTGGACCGCCGCCGAGGGCGATCCCGGCCCGCCGGTACCGGCGGCCGGGCCGGCACCGGAGGCCAGCCGGGCACCGGTTGCCGGACCGGCACCGGCCGCACCCGCTGTACCGGCCGCCGGCGCCGCGGGACCGGGGCGGTCACCGGAGGAGGGCGGTCCCGAGGGATCCCACCGGGGGCCCGACCTGCTGCGGCTGTATTCCCGGCCCGGCTTGCTGCCGGCCCTTGACGCCCTGCTGCGCCGGCACGGGGCCGTGGTCCTGCACACCCAGGCGGGGACGGCGGCCTGGGCCCTGTTCCCGCAGGCGCCCGGCGCCGGCGAGCGGGCCCGGCTCCTGGCCGAACTGGCCGGTCTCGGCATCCCGGTCCTCTGCTGGCGGGGCCACGGCTGGGCCAGCCAGCCGCCGCCCGCCTTCGCCGTGCCGCCGGCAGGAACGGCGGTGGCCCGAGCCCTCAAGCAGGTGTTCGATCCCCACGGGCGCTTTCTGGACCTCCCCTGGGCGGAACCGCCGGCGGGAAGCCCCCCGGGCTGA
- a CDS encoding FAD-binding oxidoreductase, producing MAAEAEKGSFLTALSRIYPPGSLHTDPAQLAAYECDGLTVFRARPVAVVLPTRREQVEATVRLCRDYGVPFVARGSGTSLSGGAVPVPGGIVIALNRMNRILHLDPADRLAVVEPGVVNLQISRAAAPYGLYYAPDPSSQVICTIGGNVSFNSGGAHCLKYGMTANHVLGMKVVLATGETVTIGGSSLDVAGPDLPGLFTGAEGQFGVVVEVTVRLLPRPEAVRTVLAAYRRLDQAGDAVGAVVKAGLLPAAMEIMDRLAMDAAEAAVGAGYPRQAGALLIVELDGPAGEVEADFRRLMEVIAASGPTEVRLAEDEAERQRLWKGRKSAFSAVGHISLGYLVQDGVVPRTRLGEALARIEELAARHGFRVANVFHAGDGNLHPLILFDDRSPETVERAEELAAAIIETCIELGGSITGEHGVGLEKRRFLPRLFDPVTLDLMRRIRRTFDPLELANRGKVFPDEPAPPAGIPAGEPAAWGQAGVAVPAGAGSLAEPTPVPGPAGRGRDVR from the coding sequence ATGGCGGCGGAGGCGGAGAAGGGCTCCTTTCTCACGGCCCTGAGCCGGATCTACCCGCCGGGGTCGCTGCATACCGATCCGGCCCAGCTGGCGGCGTACGAGTGCGACGGCCTGACGGTGTTCCGGGCCCGGCCGGTGGCGGTGGTCCTGCCCACCCGGCGGGAGCAGGTGGAAGCCACGGTGCGCCTCTGTCGGGATTACGGCGTTCCCTTCGTTGCCCGGGGCAGCGGCACCAGCCTCTCGGGGGGTGCCGTGCCCGTCCCCGGCGGGATCGTCATCGCCCTGAACCGGATGAACCGCATCCTCCACCTGGATCCCGCCGACCGCCTGGCGGTGGTGGAACCCGGCGTGGTCAACCTGCAGATCAGCCGGGCCGCCGCACCCTACGGCCTCTACTACGCCCCCGATCCCTCCAGCCAGGTGATCTGCACCATCGGCGGCAACGTGTCCTTCAATTCCGGCGGGGCCCACTGCCTGAAGTACGGCATGACCGCCAACCACGTGCTGGGCATGAAGGTGGTGCTGGCTACCGGCGAGACGGTGACCATCGGCGGCAGCAGCCTGGACGTGGCCGGTCCCGACCTGCCGGGGCTGTTCACCGGCGCCGAGGGCCAGTTCGGCGTGGTGGTGGAGGTGACGGTCCGGCTGCTGCCGCGGCCGGAAGCGGTGCGCACGGTGCTGGCCGCGTACCGCCGCCTGGACCAGGCGGGCGACGCCGTCGGTGCCGTGGTGAAGGCGGGGCTGCTGCCCGCCGCCATGGAGATCATGGACCGGCTGGCCATGGACGCGGCCGAGGCGGCGGTGGGCGCCGGCTACCCCCGCCAGGCCGGCGCCCTGCTGATCGTGGAGCTGGACGGGCCCGCCGGTGAGGTGGAGGCCGACTTCCGCCGCCTCATGGAGGTCATCGCCGCGTCCGGCCCGACGGAAGTGCGGCTGGCCGAGGACGAAGCCGAGCGCCAGCGCCTCTGGAAGGGGCGCAAGAGCGCCTTCTCCGCCGTCGGCCACATCAGCCTGGGTTATCTGGTCCAGGACGGCGTGGTGCCCCGGACCCGCCTGGGCGAGGCCCTGGCCCGGATCGAGGAGCTGGCCGCCCGCCACGGTTTCCGGGTGGCCAACGTCTTCCATGCCGGCGACGGCAACCTTCACCCCTTGATCCTCTTCGACGACCGCTCCCCCGAGACGGTGGAGCGGGCCGAGGAGCTGGCGGCGGCCATCATCGAGACCTGCATCGAGCTGGGCGGCTCCATCACCGGCGAGCACGGGGTGGGACTGGAGAAGCGCCGCTTCCTGCCCCGCCTGTTCGACCCCGTGACCCTGGACCTGATGCGCCGCATTCGCCGCACCTTCGACCCTCTGGAACTGGCCAACCGGGGCAAGGTCTTTCCCGACGAGCCGGCTCCGCCGGCCGGCATCCCGGCGGGAGAGCCGGCGGCCTGGGGGCAGGCGGGGGTGGCGGTGCCCGCGGGGGCAGGGTCCCTGGCCGAGCCGACGCCGGTGCCCGGGCCCGCGGGCCGGGGGAGGGATGTCCGGTGA